The Salvelinus fontinalis isolate EN_2023a chromosome 9, ASM2944872v1, whole genome shotgun sequence genome has a window encoding:
- the LOC129862906 gene encoding guided entry of tail-anchored proteins factor CAMLG-like translates to MQCPDDTSLNTPEEKTCLSSAQRRAEIRRRKLLMNSEDRMNRIVGFTKAEAENNGASRSVTAPVFHLDLDRSNSWSTYPSPTLSPFLPEAVGSSHPHSDLSERRGYPLPDTSEVLGGGVDKDVTPGVRQRPRGEAQLAADEPSRSGSPRRGLQKYLSRFDDAMKLRGQLANEKQAQDAAGSDPDELDSFRLFRLVGSVLLALFVRVFVCKYLSIFAPFLTLELAYMGLYKYFPKVEKKMQTTVLTAALLLSGIPAEVINRSMDTYKKMGDVFADLCVYFFTFILSHEILLLVGPEEAETP, encoded by the exons ATGCAGTGTCCAGATGACACTAGTCTAAATACACCAGAAGAGAAAACCTGTCTTTCTTCTGCGCAAAGAAGAGCAGAAATTCGGAGACGAAAATTGCTCATGAATTCCGAAGACAGAATGAACAGAATTGTGGGTTTCACCAAAGCTGAAGCTGAAAACAACG GAGCGTCCAGAAGTGTTACGGCACCCGTGTTCCATCTGGACTTGGACAGGAGCAACTCGTGGTCAACATACCCCTCCCCCACGCTGTCTCCATTCCTCCCAGAGGCAGTAGGCAGCAGCCACCCCCACAGTGATCtctcagagaggagagggtatccCCTGCCAGACACCAGCGAGGTGCTGGGTGGCGGTGTGGACAAGGACGTGACACCGGGCGTCCGTCAGAGGCCACGCGGAGAGGCCCAGCTGGCGGCCGATGAGCCCAGCCGCTCTGGATCCCCACGCAGAGGGCTGCAGAAGTACCTGTCCCGCTTTGATGACGCCATGAAGCTCCGAGGCCAACTGGCCAATGAGAAACAAGCCCAGGATGCAGCCGGCTCAGACCCAGATGAGTTGGACTCCTTCAGGCTCTTCAGGCTTGTCGGCAGTGTCCTCCTTGCTCTCTTTGTCAGGGTTTTTGTCTGCAAGTATCTG TCCATATTCGCACCATTCCTCACCCTCGAACTGGCCTACATGGGGTTGTACAAATATTTTCCAAAG GTTGAGAAGAAGATGCAAACCACAGTGCTGACCGCCGCGCTCCTGTTGTCTGGTATCCCTGCGGAGGTCATCAACCGCTCCATGGACACCTACAAGAAGATGGGCGACGTCTTCGCCGACCTCTGTGTCTACTTCTTTACATTCATCCTCAGTCACGAGATCCTGCTGTTGGTTGGTCCAGAAGAGGCTGAGACTCCCTGA